Below is a window of Brachyspira pilosicoli DNA.
TTTTTTATCTCTTTTATAGCTTGAGCAGCCTCCATATCAAGCACAGCAAGCCTTACAATATCAACACCTGCCTCTTCAAGAGATTTTAATTGCCAAACTGTCTCTTTAACATTTCTTGTATCAGTATTTGTCATAGATTGCACACTAACAGGATTTCCGCCTCCTATTAATATATTTCCAACATTAACTATCTTGCTCATCATTTCCCTCATAATAACTTTATGAATACTATATTTTATAACCTAATAAAGAAATTGTCAAAATATTTTGTATAATGTCTGATGTTCAGTTTGACCTTGATTTTTTGGTTTTTTAGTATATAATAATTTTAGGTATTTTTTAAATTTAGTAGAATAAATTACTATAAATAAATTAAAGGCTTAATTTAATAAATAATATGTATAAACTAAATAGTTATGTTGTTTACCCTATGTACGGAATATGTAAGGTTGTAGGCATATCAGACAATAAAGTAAATTCTTCCGTTGTAGAATGTTATATACTTGAATGTGAAGGTGAAAATATTACATTAAAAGTTCCTATAAATAGAGTTAAAGAATATCGTATACGTAAAATAATCTCTAAAGCTGAAGCTGAAAATTTTTTGAATTTATTGCAAACTAAACCCCATGATATAGAAAATAATTGGAAAATTCGCTATCAGGAAAATGAAGTAAAATTAAGAAGCGGTGAAATTGAAGATACTATAGAAGTAGCAAGAAGCTTGTTTACTAGAAATAAATTAAAAGAACTATCCGCAAGCGAAAAACGTTTATATGAAAAAGCATATATGTTTATAGTAAATGAAATCAGTATAGCTTTAAAAAAAGATAGAGACCAAATTGAAGATATAGTATCTAATGCATTAGAGAAATCAGCTAAAAAATTTAAAAATAAACCTGCTGAAAAAGAACTTATTAAACCAAATAAAACTATTAAGCCTGCCAAAAAAAAGAAAAAAGAAGAGTGAAATATTTGTTAATCTATTCTATAAAAAATGACTAATAAAAAATAACCAAATCCCTTTTGATTTTCAAGGAGAAATTGTTATGTGGAGAATAATTTATTTTGCTTGCTCTATTCTGGCACTCATATTTGATTATATTTATAACAAACTTTTTAATATAAACACGATTATATTTTTCACAGTTAGTTCTGTTATTATAGTATTGTTTGATTTATTTTTTATAAGAAAAAGGTCTTCAAAAACAACTTTGGTAATTTTTGTATCATTCTTCATTACATTAATAACTGTAATACTTACTCTAAACGTTATAAATATAATAGGAATCAATTTATCATTAAATAAAAAACTTATAATACTATTTATTGAAGGATATTTAACTTTTTCTGTAATTTCATCTTTTATACCAAATATATCAAACATACTAAAACTTACAAAAACAGATAAAATAAAAACAGCTAAAATATTAGATACTTCTGTAATAGTAGACGGAAGGGTATATGATATAGCAGAGAAAAAATTCTTTGACGGACTTTTAATACTTCCAGAGTTTGTAATAAAAGAAATACAATTTTTAAGCGATTCAAGAGACAATCAAAAAAGAATAAGAGGAAGAAGGGCATTAGAAATATTAAATAAAATGAAATCTTCAAAAAACATACTGCTTTCTGTAACAGATATAGATTTTCCAAACATCAAGGAAGTGGATTTAAAACTCATAGAGCTTGCCAAAAAAATGGACGCTAAAGTTATTACTAATGATTTTAACTTGATGAAGGTAGCTTCTATTCATGGAGTTGATATATTAAATATTAATGATTTAGCTAATTGTTTACAAGTAGTTGTGCTTCCTGGAGAGACTATAAAGATAGATTTGATAAGAGAGGGAAAAGATAAACAGGCATTAGGTTATTTAGAAGACGGCACTATGATAGTTGTAGATAATGCTAAACATTTAATAGGCAAAACTGTTGATATAGAAATAGATAATGTACTTCCTAAAGAGGCAGGAAGAGTAATATTTGCTTCTTTGGTGAGTAAACAAAATAATCAGCAAAACAACAAGAAAAAACAAAACCGAGAGCATAAATAATTTTTTATTGATTTTTTAACTTAGTTTTTAGATATATAATCAAGTTTTTTCATACATCTACGCACACCTAAAGGTGCTCAATTTTGTCGCCCTAAAGGACTCACTTATGTCGCAAAAAAGTGGGGCTTGCAAAACACGCATAGCGGTTGAAAACACACAAGATATCAAAATGAAAATACAACATTAATTTTTGACAAAATATAGTTGTTTAAGTATGCATTAAAAAATCAATCTTCGTAGGTTTTGGTGCTGTCATCTACATGTATTTTGTTTTTGTCATACACTATAGGAGCAATCTTTTCAAACAGTATAAACAATGGTGAAGAAAGTATTACTGTGAGCGGAAGACCTATAAATAATTCTGAGCGCATAAGCACAGCAACACTTGACAAATCTGCATATATTGCCATTACCAAAAATAAAGCAATAATCTTTATTAAATATCCAATTAAAGTAACAAATATTCCAGCTGCAATTTGTTTAATAAATATTCTGCTGTTAAAGAAGCCAACAACCAAACCAATATTAAGAAATATTATAGCATAAGAACCAAATGTAGAACTCGAAACAATATCCTGCATTATTCCTATAAAAAATCCGTATATTATTCCCTCAAAAGAACCGTATCTAAATGATAAAAATACTAAAAATATAAGAAGCAAATCAGGCTTAGCACCCAATGTTATTCTAATCAAATCATAAGCAGGGGAAGATTGTATTATTAAAAGGATTAATGAGCTTATTATAACAGTTATTACTCTTTTCATTTATTTGTAACTTCACCCTCTTCATATTCTTCATTAGCAAGCATAATAATTTCTCTGTCTGGAATCTTTTTTATCACATACACATTTTCTAAAGTTGAAAAATCAACTATAGGCTCAATATACAAATCGTGAAAGAGTCCATAATTCTTTTTCTCAACTTTAAACACATTTCCAACCAATATTCCGCTTGGGAAAACTCCTCCCATTCCGCTAGTATAAACTTTTTCACCCTCTTCAACATCAATCTGCAAATCAATATACTGCAAATGTGTTTGAGTGGAACGAGGATTCTGACCGCTCATAATACCAGTAGCCTTAGAACTCTCAAGCATAACAGATATTTGAGACCTTTCATCTATGAGAGATAAAACCCTACTATTATATTTTCTCACTTCTACAACCTTGCCAACAAGCCCCTTGTATCCGCTTTTATATGATATTACAGGCATACCCACAACAATACCATGAGCCCTTCCTTTGTTAATCACTATAGTGTTGTAGAAGTTTTGAGGGTCTTTTGAAACTATCTCAGCATATTCTAATGGATATTCATCAGTAGGTGCTTCATTTAATAATGCTCTTAATCTTGAGTTCTCCTGACGAAGCTGTTCATATTCTAAAGCTGTGCCGTTTAATTCTGCTATTCTATCTCTAAGTGCCTGAAGCTGACTTTGAAGTGTAAATATATCTGTAATGCTTGTATAAAGATAAACAAAAGCCTTTGATATATTTTGCGTAGCATTTTGCACAGGATATACACCAAGTGCATATATAGAACGCAAGTCAAAAACAAAATTACTCCTATTAAGAACCATAAATATTGACGCTATAAGACTAAGCGTAATATAAAGTATAAGTAATTTGTGTTTTAATATATTATTCACTTTTTAAGAAAATCTTCTATAATTTTTTAAATTTCTAGTCTCTTCTATAAACTTACCGCAGCCAATAGCCACACAAGTAAGAGGACTTTCAGCAAGTATAACAGGAACACCAGTCTCTATAGATATTAAATCTGTAAAGCCAGGAAGTAAAGAAGTACCGCCACTCATAACAATACCTCTCTCAACAATATCAGCAGCTATCTCTGGAGGTGTTTGATTAAGCACATATTTTACAGCCTCCAATATCTCAAGCAATATATCAGATATAGCATCTTTTACTTCAGCACTGTTAATAGTTAAAGTTTTAGGAAGACCAGATACAGAATCTCTTCCTCTTATGTCCATAGTCTTAGATATATCACCCTTATAAGCATGCCCAATATTAATCTTAATCTCTTCAGCAGTTTTTTCACCAATATATAAGTTGTGGGTTCTTTGCATATATTTGATAATAGCATCATCAAGCTCATCGCCGCCCACACGTATAGAAGCACTGCGTACCATACTACCAAGTGAAAGTACAGCAACCTCAGTAGTACCGCCGCCTATCTCTATAATCATATTACCATGAGGTTCATTAATAGGCATGTCCGCTCCAATTGCAGCAGCCCTCGCCTGCTCTATTAAAAATATAGTTCTCGCTCCCGCCTGCTCGCAGCTTTCACGTACAGCACGCCTCTCAACTTCTGTAATGCCTGTAGGAATACCTATTGCAATCCTCGGTTTTACCAAAGTTTTTTTATTGTGAACTTTATTGATAAAATATCTTATCATCTTTTCAACAGTTTCAAAATCTGCAATAACTCCGTCTCTCATAGGTCTTATAGCAGCTATAGAATTTGGTACTTTACCAAGCATTCTTTTAGCCTCATTACCAACAGCTATAACATTCCCCGTGCTTTTCTCTATAGCAACCACAGAAGGCTCTGCTAAAACAATCCCCTCTCCCTTAACATAAACTAAAGTGTTTGCAGTACCTAAATCTATTCCCATATCACTTGAGAACATATTATACAACCAACTAAACATATATACTATAATCTCCTTAATGCGTCCCTAGCGGGTTTATAGTTATTATCTATTTTTAATGCTTCTCTAAACATAGCAATCGCTTCATTAATTCGCTTTGTTTTTCTAAATAATTCCCCTATACTATAATATAAATCAGGATTTTTGTCATCTAATAATAATGCTTTTTTGTAAAAAAATTCGCTTTCTTTATACAAGCCCTGCCTATAATATAAATCCCCAAGCTTAGAATATGATTTCGCTTCCAACTTATAATCATTATTAAACTTGCCGTCTATATAAGAAAGTATTTGTATTGCTTTGGTGTAGTTTTTATTTCCCTCATAAGCAATAGCAAGCTCATAATATAATTCTAAATTCAAAAACTCTTTATTATTCTCTGTATCTCTTTTTATAGCATATTCTAAATTCTCTATCGCCTCTTCGTAGTAACCAATCCTATAACATATCTTAGCAAGCTCTATAACAGTAGATACCCTATTATCGCCATTTTTTATAGCCTCTAAATAAGAATTATAAGCATCTATATAGTAAGAACTTCCAAGTCTCTGAAACCCATAAGCTAATCTCTGATATATTATGTATTTATTTTTTATAAACTTTGAAGTTAATAACATTTGCTTTGCATATTTAGTAATATTTTCACTTGCTGTTGTTATAACATCTCTATCTGTAGTTATTAGAAGAATATTATAATATAAATCAATACCCGCCATTAATATATTTTTATTTAACGGCTTTCGGCTATGAAGGTCTTTAAATATAAAAGAAGCATTATCATAATCTTCTAAAGCTATATAATCATAAATATATCTAATTCTCTTTTTTTCTATATAATTTGAAATAAATAAATAAGACAATATAACCGTTAAAATAATACCTGCCAAAGTTGCAATAATGATTCTTGCATTAATTTTTCTTTCAACATCGTATAAATAAGGCATATTAATTATTATTGATTATTATTTGTAGAACCGTATAAATTAAGTATAGTTTCTTTAGGGTTAGTTTTAGGGTCAGGTGATACTATACAAACACCCTCAAGTATAACGCCATTTTGTATGATAAGTTCAGGAGTACGAATCTCGCCAAGAACTCTGCTTGTAGGCATAAGCATTACTCTATTTTTTGCCTCAATATTCCCTATCACTATTCCTTCTATAACTGCTGAATTAGTTTTAATATTAGATTTTACCTTTCCGCTGTTTCCTACTGTAAGGCTGTCAACTTCAAGATTATCTCCTTCATAACAACCATCTATTCTTAAACTGCCATTAAGTGTAAACTCGCCTCTAAAATATGAACCTTCACCTATTATAGAATTTGATTCTGATATTTCATTTTTTCTAAACATTAAAATACCTCCTCGCTTTTGGTATATACAATCGAATTATCTATATTATTAAATTTAAATTTCGTATCAAGTCCGAATAAAGACTCGCTATGACCTATAAATAAAAATCCATGCTTATTTAATATATCATAAAATCTATTAACAGTCAATTTAACAGACTCATTATCAAAATATATAAGTACATTCCTGCAAAAAACAACATCTATATTTAAATATTTGCTGTTCGGATTAATAAGATTATGATATTCAAAACTAACCATGCTCTTTATTTCATCTTTAACTTTATATTTATTATTAGGAAGCTCATCAAAATATTTAGATAAATACTCAGCACTTATATTAGAAACTTTATCCTTATCATAAATCCCTTTCTTAGCAACCTCCAAAGACTGCATAGAAATATCCGTAGCATATATTTTAA
It encodes the following:
- the mreD gene encoding rod shape-determining protein MreD yields the protein MKRVITVIISSLILLIIQSSPAYDLIRITLGAKPDLLLIFLVFLSFRYGSFEGIIYGFFIGIMQDIVSSSTFGSYAIIFLNIGLVVGFFNSRIFIKQIAAGIFVTLIGYLIKIIALFLVMAIYADLSSVAVLMRSELFIGLPLTVILSSPLFILFEKIAPIVYDKNKIHVDDSTKTYED
- a CDS encoding CarD family transcriptional regulator, with amino-acid sequence MYKLNSYVVYPMYGICKVVGISDNKVNSSVVECYILECEGENITLKVPINRVKEYRIRKIISKAEAENFLNLLQTKPHDIENNWKIRYQENEVKLRSGEIEDTIEVARSLFTRNKLKELSASEKRLYEKAYMFIVNEISIALKKDRDQIEDIVSNALEKSAKKFKNKPAEKELIKPNKTIKPAKKKKKEE
- a CDS encoding PIN/TRAM domain-containing protein, which translates into the protein MWRIIYFACSILALIFDYIYNKLFNINTIIFFTVSSVIIVLFDLFFIRKRSSKTTLVIFVSFFITLITVILTLNVINIIGINLSLNKKLIILFIEGYLTFSVISSFIPNISNILKLTKTDKIKTAKILDTSVIVDGRVYDIAEKKFFDGLLILPEFVIKEIQFLSDSRDNQKRIRGRRALEILNKMKSSKNILLSVTDIDFPNIKEVDLKLIELAKKMDAKVITNDFNLMKVASIHGVDILNINDLANCLQVVVLPGETIKIDLIREGKDKQALGYLEDGTMIVVDNAKHLIGKTVDIEIDNVLPKEAGRVIFASLVSKQNNQQNNKKKQNREHK
- a CDS encoding rod shape-determining protein — protein: MFSWLYNMFSSDMGIDLGTANTLVYVKGEGIVLAEPSVVAIEKSTGNVIAVGNEAKRMLGKVPNSIAAIRPMRDGVIADFETVEKMIRYFINKVHNKKTLVKPRIAIGIPTGITEVERRAVRESCEQAGARTIFLIEQARAAAIGADMPINEPHGNMIIEIGGGTTEVAVLSLGSMVRSASIRVGGDELDDAIIKYMQRTHNLYIGEKTAEEIKINIGHAYKGDISKTMDIRGRDSVSGLPKTLTINSAEVKDAISDILLEILEAVKYVLNQTPPEIAADIVERGIVMSGGTSLLPGFTDLISIETGVPVILAESPLTCVAIGCGKFIEETRNLKNYRRFS
- a CDS encoding tetratricopeptide repeat protein yields the protein MPYLYDVERKINARIIIATLAGIILTVILSYLFISNYIEKKRIRYIYDYIALEDYDNASFIFKDLHSRKPLNKNILMAGIDLYYNILLITTDRDVITTASENITKYAKQMLLTSKFIKNKYIIYQRLAYGFQRLGSSYYIDAYNSYLEAIKNGDNRVSTVIELAKICYRIGYYEEAIENLEYAIKRDTENNKEFLNLELYYELAIAYEGNKNYTKAIQILSYIDGKFNNDYKLEAKSYSKLGDLYYRQGLYKESEFFYKKALLLDDKNPDLYYSIGELFRKTKRINEAIAMFREALKIDNNYKPARDALRRL
- a CDS encoding protein-glutamate O-methyltransferase CheR, which codes for MNSSSLNEEYLELFKEFIYNKSGIRFNLINQVILESRIQSSMKERNILNVGDYFHLISNDKNELKLFLDNITTNLTKFFRTESNFELLKNKVLPIILNNKRYSDNIYIWSSGCSTGEEPYSIAMTCLETPKIYSSNVKIYATDISMQSLEVAKKGIYDKDKVSNISAEYLSKYFDELPNNKYKVKDEIKSMVSFEYHNLINPNSKYLNIDVVFCRNVLIYFDNESVKLTVNRFYDILNKHGFLFIGHSESLFGLDTKFKFNNIDNSIVYTKSEEVF
- the mreC gene encoding rod shape-determining protein MreC, whose translation is MLKHKLLILYITLSLIASIFMVLNRSNFVFDLRSIYALGVYPVQNATQNISKAFVYLYTSITDIFTLQSQLQALRDRIAELNGTALEYEQLRQENSRLRALLNEAPTDEYPLEYAEIVSKDPQNFYNTIVINKGRAHGIVVGMPVISYKSGYKGLVGKVVEVRKYNSRVLSLIDERSQISVMLESSKATGIMSGQNPRSTQTHLQYIDLQIDVEEGEKVYTSGMGGVFPSGILVGNVFKVEKKNYGLFHDLYIEPIVDFSTLENVYVIKKIPDREIIMLANEEYEEGEVTNK
- a CDS encoding polymer-forming cytoskeletal protein; its protein translation is MFRKNEISESNSIIGEGSYFRGEFTLNGSLRIDGCYEGDNLEVDSLTVGNSGKVKSNIKTNSAVIEGIVIGNIEAKNRVMLMPTSRVLGEIRTPELIIQNGVILEGVCIVSPDPKTNPKETILNLYGSTNNNQ